A window of the Triplophysa rosa linkage group LG23, Trosa_1v2, whole genome shotgun sequence genome harbors these coding sequences:
- the zgc:163022 gene encoding putative ferric-chelate reductase 1 isoform X2: MLQARKAGTTSAIGSFTVTVSDAQGLICNGAANSAVSHTSDSEKTVIQKKWKAPASGQISNIEFSVTFVKDFSTFWVGVKSSVITYTGTSTPVTAAPTVPSWNTECGKSKVCFSQPSNCDPTTATNCYFMSVQTSSSQSEMKIEIVGPSNGYVAIGFSDDQAMGNDAIYICGKDNSGLLQVQHAFSTGKKTPNILTLGNVSDIKTAMTNGVLNCSFTSRNPISTGSRAASVSEYFLMIAAGPSSQGNIQFHTNTYVTQSKVNLLKPAAVSAGEKYPAIVKAHGALMLIAWMTTGSVGMLIARYLKAVGKGKGCCGKDVWFLAHVTLMSLSIIATAIAFILVFSYARDWTGGAHPVLGCLVMILTLIQPVVAALRCDPQHEKRFVFNWAHSFIALAIKGLAVAAIFTGLALIGKSEDEEWMLKVMGGFVAWEALIYVLQDLHKRTKKKDAEICSLGLMSTELVLLLLFLLGNLAFLIALLVGIGKA, translated from the exons ATGTTACAAGCACGTAAAGCCGGAACGACCAGTGCCATCGGCTCTTTTACTGTCACAGTCAGTGATGCCCAAGGCCTCATCTGCAACGGAGCGGCC AATAGTGCTGTTTCTCACACATCAGACAGTGAGAAAACTGTCATTCAAAAGAAATGGAAGGCCCCCGCATCTGGACAAATCAGCAATATAGAGTTCAG TGTAACGTTTGTTAAAGATTTCTCAACGTTTTGGGTGGGTGTGAAGAGCTCTGTGATAACATATACCGGCACGTCGACACCTGTTACTGCGGCCCCGACA gtACCGTCATGGAATACCGAGTGtgggaaaagcaaagtctgttTCAGTCAACCGAGCAACTGTGACCCGACCACCGCCACGAACTGTTACTTTATGTCGGTTCAGACGTcgtccagccaatcagaaatgAAGATTGAAATAGTCGGCCCGAGTAACGGATACGTCGCCATTGGATTCTCTGATGACCAAGCCATG GGCAATGATGCCATCTACATATGTGGTAAAGACAACAGCGGCCTTCTCCAAGTGCAACATGCCTTTTCAACTGGAAAAAAGACTCCAAATATTCTCACGCTG GGGAATGTGTCTGATATCAAGACAGCGATGACTAATGGAGTTCTCAATTGCTCATTTACGTCTCGTAATCCCATCAGTACAGGAAGTAGAGCGGCGTCTGTTAGCGAATACTTCCTCATGATCGCTGCCGGACCCTCCAGTCAAG GTAACATCCAATTCCACACAAATACATATGTTACCCAAAGCAAAGTGAATTTACTGAAACCAGCGGCAGTGAGCGCCGGTGAAAAATATCCAGCGATTGTTAAAGCTCATG GTGCCCTGATGCTGATCGCCTGGATGACCACTGGTAGTGTGGGTATGCTCATAGCACGCTATTTAAAGGCCGTCGGCAAGGGGAAAGGCTGTTGTGGGAAAGATGTCTGGTTTTTG GCTCACGTCACATTGATGTCCCTGTCGATTATTGCCACAGCCATTGCATTTATTCTGGTGTTTTCTTATGCCAGGGATTGGACTGGG GGAGCTCATCCAGTcctgggctgtttggtgatgaTTCTCACTTTAATTCAGCCCGTGGTCGCTGCTTTACGCTGTGATCCGCAACATGAAAA GAGATTTGTCTTCAACTGGGCTCATTCATTCATCGCTCTGGCTATCAAAGGTCTTGCAG TGGCCGCAATCTTCACTGGTCTGGCACTGATCGGAAAATCTGAGGATGAGGAATGGATGCTGAAGGTTATGGGAGGTTTTGTTGCCTGGGAGGCTCTCATTTATGTTCTTCAAGATTTGCACAAGCGCACCAAGAAAAAAG ATGCAGAGATTTGCTCTCTTGGTCTG ATGAGCACTGAATTGGTTTTGCTTCTCCTGTTTTTATTGGGAAACCTGGCCTTCTTGATAGCACTTCTTGTTGGAATAGGCAAAGCTTAA
- the zgc:163022 gene encoding putative ferric-chelate reductase 1 isoform X1: MLLCIVLSACVGIAQSYRNGQVSTVCGSMTPSHSSNGAQTSAPPYTVTADRSSFKEGDEITVTLRASSGDFEGFMLQARKAGTTSAIGSFTVTVSDAQGLICNGAANSAVSHTSDSEKTVIQKKWKAPASGQISNIEFSVTFVKDFSTFWVGVKSSVITYTGTSTPVTAAPTVPSWNTECGKSKVCFSQPSNCDPTTATNCYFMSVQTSSSQSEMKIEIVGPSNGYVAIGFSDDQAMGNDAIYICGKDNSGLLQVQHAFSTGKKTPNILTLGNVSDIKTAMTNGVLNCSFTSRNPISTGSRAASVSEYFLMIAAGPSSQGNIQFHTNTYVTQSKVNLLKPAAVSAGEKYPAIVKAHGALMLIAWMTTGSVGMLIARYLKAVGKGKGCCGKDVWFLAHVTLMSLSIIATAIAFILVFSYARDWTGGAHPVLGCLVMILTLIQPVVAALRCDPQHEKRFVFNWAHSFIALAIKGLAVAAIFTGLALIGKSEDEEWMLKVMGGFVAWEALIYVLQDLHKRTKKKDAEICSLGLMSTELVLLLLFLLGNLAFLIALLVGIGKA; encoded by the exons ATGTTGCTGTGTATCGTGCTGTCCGCATGTGTTGGGATCGCGCAGTCGTATCGTAATGGACAAGTCAGCACTGTCTGTGGATCTATGACACCGAGTCACTCATCAAACGGCGCTCAAACCAGCGCTCCTCCGTACACAGTCACCGCGGACCGGAGCAGCTTCAAAGAGGGCGATGAAATCACAG TAACACTGCGCGCATCGTCTGGAGATTTCGAAGGGTTTATGTTACAAGCACGTAAAGCCGGAACGACCAGTGCCATCGGCTCTTTTACTGTCACAGTCAGTGATGCCCAAGGCCTCATCTGCAACGGAGCGGCC AATAGTGCTGTTTCTCACACATCAGACAGTGAGAAAACTGTCATTCAAAAGAAATGGAAGGCCCCCGCATCTGGACAAATCAGCAATATAGAGTTCAG TGTAACGTTTGTTAAAGATTTCTCAACGTTTTGGGTGGGTGTGAAGAGCTCTGTGATAACATATACCGGCACGTCGACACCTGTTACTGCGGCCCCGACA gtACCGTCATGGAATACCGAGTGtgggaaaagcaaagtctgttTCAGTCAACCGAGCAACTGTGACCCGACCACCGCCACGAACTGTTACTTTATGTCGGTTCAGACGTcgtccagccaatcagaaatgAAGATTGAAATAGTCGGCCCGAGTAACGGATACGTCGCCATTGGATTCTCTGATGACCAAGCCATG GGCAATGATGCCATCTACATATGTGGTAAAGACAACAGCGGCCTTCTCCAAGTGCAACATGCCTTTTCAACTGGAAAAAAGACTCCAAATATTCTCACGCTG GGGAATGTGTCTGATATCAAGACAGCGATGACTAATGGAGTTCTCAATTGCTCATTTACGTCTCGTAATCCCATCAGTACAGGAAGTAGAGCGGCGTCTGTTAGCGAATACTTCCTCATGATCGCTGCCGGACCCTCCAGTCAAG GTAACATCCAATTCCACACAAATACATATGTTACCCAAAGCAAAGTGAATTTACTGAAACCAGCGGCAGTGAGCGCCGGTGAAAAATATCCAGCGATTGTTAAAGCTCATG GTGCCCTGATGCTGATCGCCTGGATGACCACTGGTAGTGTGGGTATGCTCATAGCACGCTATTTAAAGGCCGTCGGCAAGGGGAAAGGCTGTTGTGGGAAAGATGTCTGGTTTTTG GCTCACGTCACATTGATGTCCCTGTCGATTATTGCCACAGCCATTGCATTTATTCTGGTGTTTTCTTATGCCAGGGATTGGACTGGG GGAGCTCATCCAGTcctgggctgtttggtgatgaTTCTCACTTTAATTCAGCCCGTGGTCGCTGCTTTACGCTGTGATCCGCAACATGAAAA GAGATTTGTCTTCAACTGGGCTCATTCATTCATCGCTCTGGCTATCAAAGGTCTTGCAG TGGCCGCAATCTTCACTGGTCTGGCACTGATCGGAAAATCTGAGGATGAGGAATGGATGCTGAAGGTTATGGGAGGTTTTGTTGCCTGGGAGGCTCTCATTTATGTTCTTCAAGATTTGCACAAGCGCACCAAGAAAAAAG ATGCAGAGATTTGCTCTCTTGGTCTG ATGAGCACTGAATTGGTTTTGCTTCTCCTGTTTTTATTGGGAAACCTGGCCTTCTTGATAGCACTTCTTGTTGGAATAGGCAAAGCTTAA